A stretch of Planococcus citri chromosome 5, ihPlaCitr1.1, whole genome shotgun sequence DNA encodes these proteins:
- the LOC135848953 gene encoding uncharacterized protein LOC135848953, whose protein sequence is METADIDLEDKYTYLPPFPKLEDLAILTVSLDLWNYYYSHYHTDSCDDELDEVNEIINDMNMPNCIKEKIIELCETIDDELGFYHIVDEDIMRMCNSLRNKKHFFLYGAVWDTNGHIDHKKTAEKVLKCPERLNDNDLMFRIMAKYCLENCIKEFPLSSLSKQCRIRCGEGGGIINYWIEFKRNESKASDAYVILNSLIGDTHLSWSMYVYEYFWYFLDENQQVTVIKDLIEHVRSDKMFFLFSKLNMHQLRRLYLEEPAAIIINFYSDDIELINAAWARVRSTINEEQFEHLINEILYLEIYRRNDSNMQCLIDLWNSAPDNLINYLINVKNCAIIDYLLFSEKSGGCKFLQIRLFKSHSPSCNARIQKAILFG, encoded by the coding sequence ATGGAGACCGCTGATATTGATTTAGAAGACAAATACACGTATCTTCCTCCATTTCCAAAATTAGAAGACCTGGCTATTCTCACAGTATCTTTGGATTTgtggaattattattattctcaTTATCACACGGATTCTTGTGATGATGAACTCGATGAGGTGAATGAAATCATCAATGATATGAACATGCCAAACTgcattaaagaaaaaattattgagctttGTGAGACCATTGACGACGAGTTAGGGTTTTATCACATTGTCGATGAGGACATTATGAGGATGTGCAACTCtcttagaaataaaaaacatttttttctttatggaGCTGTTTGGGACACAAATGGCCATATCGACCACAAAAAAACTGCAGAGAAAGTTTTGAAGTGTCCTGAACGATTGAATGATAACGATTTAATGTTTCGGATCATGGCCAAATACTGCTTAGAAAATTGTATAAAGGAGTTTCCATTGTCTTCGTTGAGTAAACAATGTAGAATTCGTTGTGGTGAGGGAGGTGGAATAATAAACTATTGGATCGAGTTCAAACGTAATGAAAGCAAGGCTTCAGATGCTTATGTCATACTCAACAGTCTGATAGGTGATACTCATCTCTCCTGGTCTATGTATGTGTACGAATACTTCTGGTATTTCTTGGATGAAAATCAACAAGTGACTGTGATAAAGGATTTGATTGAACATGTAAGAAGTGACAAGATGTTTTttctattctcaaaattaaatatgCATCAACTTAGACGTTTATACTTGGAAGAGCCTGCTgccattattataaatttttattcagacGATATCGAGCTGATAAATGCAGCATGGGCACGTGTTCGTTCAACAATCAATGAGGAACAATTCGAACACTTGATTAATGAGATCTTGTACTTGGAAATATATCGTCGCAATGACAGCAACATGCAGTGTTTGATCGACTTATGGAACAGTGCACCTGATAATTTGATCAATTACCtgataaatgtaaaaaattgcgcAATTATtgactacctacttttttcggAGAAATCTGGAGGATGTAAGTTCCTTCAAattcgactttttaaaagtcATTCTCCCTCGTGCAACGCTCGAATTCAGAAAGCAATTCTTTTTGGATAA
- the LOC135848952 gene encoding uncharacterized protein LOC135848952 isoform X5, with product MATVGIDLENKDTYSPPFPRLEGMAALATAMNAWNYYFSHHEWQHQEHELKKVNEIISGMKIPNCVRKRVSALCETMKNQMSEYSTDLMRRMCHTDGSRYDFFQHGAVWDINGHINEKKTAEKVLVCPDRSNDNDDMFKMITAHCLETHIKNFPMSSLSENFYRNSYVYDSRRELTDYWIEYKRREENASDGGYFQDQRRRVLDRIKFGVIRDWPICAYEYFWDFLDENEQVTMTRNLIQNVIDSDKKFQMVLFSKMNKNQLRCLYSEEPVDIIANYFGIGELELAMATWECVRLTIREEQFENLVNIRILRSEMYREDNIQCLIDLWNSAPDNLIDYMINVKNCSITGFFFWGMPESRLSCSSFDFLKVILLRTTLEFRKKLFLEKGTHLLLLYPHVLFRSLIEDCLDVSNQLEITEALLVTAMESEQTKILCCFRDLLYCSVEEFYAFLKFLTSNPELQMRVKKRLLRSGVLIIRKLIKIDNWAKLSQFIDDLYPNDEREARRQKKKASNSFLRSHFHYWSCFRRNGDQKFSEIDNLFAQFFTPEEIVTFKENIMEQFQTACSDTEWNSDIVVKRVDIPKLTAWCYNGDEEKISQFKRSFPIDTAFQLFLREAVERYVNKRDADLSFSSLDHLLWWKFASKKCIKSFKKSQIHGVMKTRNVRANYLCKGWEIYLSDVLKKIIAWIFDGNEFQIEQFKLLYQDEDKLKIIYWLKVKEDSVRRNVKYYHSSDESD from the coding sequence atggccACTGTTGGTATTGATTTAGAAAACAAAGATACATACTCTCCACCTTTTCCCAGATTAGAAGGCATGGCTGCTCTCGCTACAGCTATGAATGCGTGGAACTATTATTTTTCCCATCATGAGTGGCAGCACCAAGAACATGAACTAAAAAAAGTCAATGAAATCATCAGTGGTATGAAGATACCAAACTGCGTTAGGAAAAGAGTTTCTGCACTTTGCGAAACTATGAAAAACCAAATGTCAGAGTACAGTACTGATCTGATGAGGCGGATGTGCCACACTGACGGAAGtagatacgatttttttcaacatggagCAGTTTGGGACATAAATGGCCACATTAACGAGAAAAAAACTGCGGAGAAAGTTTTAGTGTGTCCTGATCGATCGAATGATAACGACGATATGTTCAAAATGATTACCGCACACTGTTTAGAAACCCATATAAAGAATTTTCCTATGTCTTcgttgagtgaaaatttttatagaaattcgTATGTTTATGACAGTAGACGTGAATTGACAGACTACTGGATTGAGTATAAACGTCGTGAAGAAAATGCTTCTGATGGTGGGTATTTTCAGGATCAGCGACGTCGGGTACTTGACAGAATCAAATTTGGTGTCATCCGTGACTGGCCTATATGTGCGTACGAGTACTTCTGGGATTTCTTGGATGAAAACGAACAAGTGACGATGACcagaaatttgattcaaaatgtgattgacagtgataaaaaattccagatggttctgttttcaaaaatgaacaaaaatcaaCTCAGGTGTTTATATTCAGAAGAGCCAGTTGACATTATTGCAAATTACTTTGGTATAGGAGAATTGGAGCTAGCAATGGCGACCTGGGAATGCGTCAGGTTAACAATAAGAGAGGAGCAATTCGAAAATTTGGTTAATATAAGGATCTTGCGCTCAGAAATGTATCGCGAAGATAACATCCAGTGTTTGATTGATTTATGGAACAGTGCTCCTGATAATTTGATCGATTATATGATAAATGTAAAAAACTGTTCGATAACTGGCTTTTTCTTTTGGGGAATGCCAGAATCTCGTTTAAGTTGCTCTAGtttcgactttttaaaagttattCTGCTTCGAACAACACTTGAGTTCAGGAAGAAACTTTTTCTGGAAAAAGGAACGCATCTTTTATTGCTTTATCCCCATGTGTTGTTTCGTTCATTGATCGAAGATTGTTTAGATGTGAGTAATCAGTTGGAAATCACTGAAGCATTGCTGGTTACAGCGATGGAATCAGAACAAACCAAAATTCTATGTTGTTTTCGTGATTTATTGTACTGCAGTGTAGAagaattttatgcatttttaaaattccttacTTCAAATCCAGAATTACAGATGCGTGTGAAAAAGCGTTTGTTGAGATCTGGAGTATTGATCATCAGAAAGctgatcaaaatcgataattGGGCAAAATTATCCCAATTTATAGACGACTTGTATCCCAATGATGAAAGAGAAGCTCGTCGACAGAAAAAGAAAGCGTCCAATTCATTTTTGCGCTCTCACTTCCATTACTGGAGTTGCTTTCGACGTAACGGTGATCAAAAGTTCTCGGAAATTGATAACCtctttgctcaattttttacccccgaagaaattgtaacttttaaagaaaatataATGGAACAATTTCAAACAGCTTGTTCCGATACAGAATGGAATTCTGACATAGTTGTGAAAAGAGTCGACATTCCAAAACTTACTGCGTGGTGTTATAACGGCGATGAAGAAAAGATTTCGCAATTCAAACGTTCATTTCCGATTGATACAGCGTTTCAGCTTTTTTTGCGTGAAGCAGTAGAACGATACGTTAATAAAAGAGACGCCGATCTATCGTTTTCCTCATTAGATCACCTTTTATGGTGGAAATTTGCATCAAAGAAATGcataaaatcgttcaaaaagaGCCAAATACACGGTGTTATGAAAACACGTAATGTGAGAGCAAATTATTTATGTAAAGGATGGGAGATATATCTATCTGACGTACTGAAGAAAATTATTGCGTggatttttgatggaaatgagttccaaattgaacaatttaaaCTACTCTATCAAGATGAagataagttgaaaattatttactggTTAAAAGTGAAAGAAGACAGTGTTCGCCGTAATGTAAAGTATTATCATAGCAGCGATGAGTCTGACTAA
- the LOC135848952 gene encoding uncharacterized protein LOC135848952 isoform X3, with protein sequence MATVGIDLENKDTYSPPFPRLEGMAALATALNVWNYYFSHHEWKYCEHELKKVNEISNDMKVPNCIRKKITALCETIKNQMSEYSTDLMRRMCHTDGSRYHFFQHGAVWGINGHINEKKTAEKVLQCPERSNDNDHMFKMITAHCLENHINDFPMSSLREKFYRNSYVYDSRRELTDYWIEYKRSEENASDGGYDGRFQNQRRRILDQIKVGVARDWAMCAYEYFWDFLDENEQVTMARNLIHVIQSDKKFQMFLFSKMNRDQLRCLYSEMSVDIIVNYFGIGELELAIATWERVRLTIREVEFELLIDNILWSEMYQEDNNIECLINLWSSAPDNLIDYMINVKNCAITGYFFRGMPESRLSCSSFDFLKVILLRTTLNFRKQLFLEKASHLLLFYPHVLFRSLIEDCLDVSDQLEITEILLVTAMESEQTKILCCFRDLLYCSVEEFNAFLKFLTLDPDLQMRVKKRLLRSGLLITRKLIRIDNWAKLSQFIDDLYPNNEKEARRQKKKASNSFLRSHFHYWSCFRRNGDQKFSEIDNLFAQFFTPEEIVTFKENIIEQFQIACSDTEWNSDVVVKRVDIPKLTAWCYNGDEEKISQFKRSFPIDTAFQLFLREAVERYVNKRDADLSFSSLDHLLGWKFASKKCIKSFKKSQIHGVMKIRNVRANYLCKGWKIYLSDVLKRIIAWIFDGNEFQIEQFKRLYQDEDKLKIIYWLKVKEDSVRRDIKYYHSSDESD encoded by the coding sequence atggcGACTGTTGGTATTGATTTAGAAAACAAAGATACATATTCTCCACCTTTTCCCAGATTAGAAGGCATGGCTGCTCTCGCTACAGCTTTGAATGTGTGGAACTATTATTTTTCTCATCATGAGTGGAAGTACTGTGAACATGAATTAAAAAAAGTGAATGAAATCAGCAATGACATGAAGGTACCAAACtgcattaggaaaaaaattactgcacTTTGCGAAACTATAAAAAACCAAATGTCAGAGTACAGTACTGATCTGATGAGGCGGATGTGCCACACTGACGGAAGTAgataccatttttttcaacatggagCAGTTTGGGGCATAAATGGCCACAtcaacgagaaaaaaactgCGGAGAAAGTTTTGCAGTGTCCTGAACGATCGAATGATAACGACCATATGTTCAAAATGATTACTGCACACTGCTTAGAAAATCATATAAATGATTTTCCTATGTCTTCgttgagagaaaaattttatagaaattcgTATGTTTATGATAGTAGACGTGAATTAACAGACTATTGGATAGAGTATAAGCGCAGTGAAGAAAATGCTTCAGATGGTGGATATGATGGTCGCTTTCAGAATCAGCGACGCCGGATACTTGACCAAATCAAAGTTGGGGTCGCCCGTGACTGGGCTATGTGTGCGTACGAGTACTTCTGGGATTTCTTGGATGAAAATGAACAAGTGACGATGGCCAGAAATTTGATTCATGTGATCCAAAGTGACAAAAAATTCCAGAtgtttctgttttcaaaaatgaacagaGATCAGCTCAGGTGTTTATATTCAGAAATGTCTGTTGACATTATTGTCAATTACTTTGGTATAGGAGAATTGGAGCTAGCAATAGCGACTTGGGAACGCGTCAGGTTAACAATAAGAGAGGTGGAATTCGAACTTTTGATTGATAACATTTTGTGGTCAGAAATGTATCAGGAAGATAACAACATAGagtgtttgatcaatttatggAGCAGTGCTCCTGATAATTTGATCGATTATAtgataaatgtaaaaaattgtgcAATAACTGGCTATTTTTTTAGGGGAATGCCAGAATCTCGTTTAAGTTGCTCTAGtttcgactttttaaaagtcattttgCTTCGAACAACGCTCAACTTCAGGAAGCAACTTTTTCTAGAAAAAGCATCGCATCTTTTGTTGTTTTATCCCCATGTGTTGTTTCGTTCATTGATCGAAGATTGTTTAGATGTGAGTGATCAGTTGGAAATCACTGAAATATTGCTGGTTACAGCGATGGAATCAGaacaaaccaaaattttatgttGTTTTCGTGATTTATTGTACTGCAGTGTAGAAGAATTTAACGCATTTTTGAAGTTCCTTACTTTAGATCCAGATTTACAGATGCGTGTAAAAAAGCGTTTGTTGAGATCTGGATTACTTATCACCAGAAAACTGATAAGAATTGATAATTGGGCAAAATTATCCCAATTTATAGACGACTTGTATCCCAATAATGAAAAAGAAGCTCGTCGACAGAAAAAGAAAGCGTCCAATTCATTTTTGCGCTCTCACTTCCATTACTGGAGTTGCTTTCGACGTAACGGTGATCaaaagttctccgaaattgATAACCtctttgctcaattttttacccccgaagaaattgtaacttttaaagaaaatataATTGAACAATTTCAAATAGCTTGTTCCGATACAGAATGGAATTCTGATGTAGTTGTGAAAAGAGTCGACATTCCAAAACTTACTGCGTGGTGTTATAACGGCGATGAAGAAAAGATTTCGCAATTCAAACGTTCATTTCCAATTGATACAgcatttcagctttttttgcgTGAAGCAGTAGAACGATACGTTAATAAAAGAGACGCCGATCTATCGTTTTCCTCATTAGACCACCTTTTAGGGTGGAAATTtgcatcaaaaaaatgcataaaatcgTTTAAGAAGAGCCAAATACACGGTGTTATGAAAATACGTAATGTGAGAGCAAACTATTTATGTAAAGGATGGAAGATATATCTATCTGACGTACTGAAGAGAATTATTGCTTggatttttgatggaaatgagttccaaattgaacaatttaaaCGACTCTATCAAGATGAagataagttgaaaattatttactggTTAAAAGTGAAAGAAGACAGTGTTCGCCGTGATATAAAGTATTATCATAGCAGCGATGAGTCTGACTAA
- the LOC135848952 gene encoding uncharacterized protein LOC135848952 isoform X2: METTDIDLEDKHTYYPPVPKLEDLAGLSVALHLWNYYYSHYHDTDSCDDELDEVNEMLNDMEMPNCIRERIIELCETIDRQVDINYHYDRKDIMKMCNSLGYKKHFFLNGAVWDTNGHINDKKTAEKVLNCPERSNDHDLMFQIMVKYCLENYIKDFPLSSLSEKFCKENRFSWNRDLTAYWIALKLDERKVSGAYGTDSQNLHHRQRLLESLHRQSRIPGPQPMHVFEYFWYFWDENEQVTITRNLIQYEVRSHRMLFLFSKLNKHQLRRLYSEEPAVIIANFFYSEDFELVNAAWAHVRSTIKEEQFECLINKILKSEMYQEDNNILYLIDMWNDAPDNLIDYVINVKNCEITSAFKSHYIKSSGFKFLKVILLQTTLEFRKQFFLNMRLHLILNYSCGVFGSLIEDCLDATDQIEIKEMVLIKAIESENNEILRRFRDLLYSSVDEFNEFLAFFTSEPNLQMRVKKRLLRSGVLIIGKLNRVDNWAKICQFIDELYSKDEKEARRQKKKAVNSFLDFHFHYGRCFGRNGDEKFTEIENFMTQFLTAEEIATAKEDIIDYFQSVFSCDTSIWYRPELFSKRVNIPKLTAWCYDGDEERISQFKNSFPIDKAFRHFLREAVERYVNGRDADVSFFPLEQLLCWKFSSKKKVTKFKRRQIHGVMRSQYLVIWCSSCGEEIYPYVLEKIIAWIFDDNEFKVEEFEQLYEKEGTMKIIRWLNPSKDCSSCNEYTYHSSDESD; this comes from the coding sequence ATGGAGACCACCGATATTGATTTAGAAGACAAACACACATATTATCCACCTGTTCCAAAATTAGAAGATCTGGCTGGCCTCTCAGTAGCTTTACATTTgtggaattattattattctcaCTATCACGACACGGATTCGTGTGATGATGAGCTCGATGAGGTGAATGAAATGCTCAATGATATGGAAATGCCGAACTGCATTAGAGAAAGAATTATTGAGCTTTGTGAAACCATTGACCGCCAAGTAGACATCAATTATCACTATGACCGTAAGGATATTATGAAGATGTGCAATTCTCTTggatataaaaaacatttttttcttaacgGAGCTGTTTGGGACACCAACGGGCATATCAACGACAAAAAAACTGCGGAGAAAGTTTTGAATTGTCCTGAACGATCGAATGATCACGATCTAATGTTTCAGATCATGGTCAAATACTGCTTGGAAAATTATATAAAGGATTTTCCATTATCTTCgttgagtgaaaaattttgtaaagaaaatCGGTTTTCCTGGAATCGTGACTTAACAGCGTATTGGATTGCGTTAAAACTTGATGAAAGAAAGGTTTCAGGTGCTTATGGCACTGATTCTCAAAACCTGCACCATCGCCAACGCCTACTCGAAAGTCTGCATCGTCAAAGCCGTATACCTGGTCCTCAACCTATGCATGTTTTCGAATACTTCTGGTATTTCTGGGATGAAAATGAACAAGTGACTATTACAAGAAATTTGATTCAATATGAAGTAAGAAGTCACAGAATGTTGTTTCTATTCTCAAAACTAAATAAACATCAGCTTAGGAGATTATACTCGGAAGAGCCTGCTGTTATTATCGCAAACTTTTTTTATTCAGAAGATTTCGAGCTGGTAAATGCAGCATGGGCACATGTCCGGTCAACAATCAAAGAAGAGCAATTCGAATGTTTGATTAATAAGATCTTGAAATCAGAAATGTATCAAGAAGACAACAACATACTATATTTGATCGATATGTGGAACGACGCACCCGATAACTTGATCGATTATGtcataaatgtgaaaaattgtgaaattacaTCCGCATTCAAATCTCATTATATAAAATCAtctggtttcaaatttttaaaagtcattcTACTTCAAACGACGCTTGAATTCAGAAAGCAATTCTTTTTGAATATGAGACTACATTTGATATTGAATTATTCCTGTGGTGTGTTCGGTTCATTGATCGAAGATTGTTTAGATGCGACTGATCAGATAGAAATCAAGGAGATGGTGCTAATCAAAGCGATAGAAtcagaaaataatgaaattctaCGTCGTTTTCGTGATTTATTATACTCTAGTGTAGatgaatttaatgaatttttggcatttttcactTCAGAACCAAATTTACAGATGCGAGTAAAAAAGCGTTTGCTGAGATCTGGAGTACTAATCATCGGAAAACTGAACAGAGTTGACAATTGGGCAAAAATATGCCAATTTATAGACGAATTGTATTCCAAGGATGAAAAAGAAGCTCGTCGACAAAAAAAGAAAGCggtgaattcatttttggattttcactTCCATTATGGGCGTTGCTTTGGACGAAACGGCGATGAAAAGTTtactgaaatcgaaaatttcatgaCTCAATTTCTTACTGCTGAAGAAATTGCAACTGCCAAAGAAGACATAATCGACTACTTTCAATCAGTTTTTTCCTGCGATACGAGTATATGGTATCGTcctgaattattttcaaaaagagtgaACATTCCGAAACTTACTGCTTGGTGTTATGATGGCGATGAGGAAAGAATTTcgcaattcaaaaattcatttccaattGATAAAgcatttcgacattttttgcGTGAAGCTGTAGAACGATACGTTAATGGAAGAGACGCCGAtgtatcattttttccattagAACAGCTTTTGTGTTGGaaattctcatcaaaaaaaaaagttacaaaattcaaaaggaGGCAAATACACGGTGTTATGAGAAGTCAATATTTAGTGATCTGGTGCTCTTCATGTGGAGAAGAAATCTATCCATATGTACTGGAGAAAATTATTGCGTGGATTTTTGATGACAATgaattcaaagttgaagaatttgaaCAACTTTACGAGAAAGAAGGTacaatgaaaattattcgttgGTTAAATCCGAGTAAAGATTGTTCTTCATGTAATGAGTATACTTATCATAGCAGCGATGAATCCGACTAa